The following proteins come from a genomic window of Flavobacterium eburneipallidum:
- a CDS encoding DUF4297 family anti-phage-associated protein: MTDRTATDTIKGYFYQFDLAILKLLQLDDDSHEIIVEGIEDVDVKNATEEIAIQCKYHAKTEYNHSAIAKPIQLMLDHFKQVLNGKEKKIKYLYFGHFKSGHERFPSSITLDFLKSSLLTYKKGKIEYKHYEDLKLSDIELMSFLETLEIEINAKSYEEQLKEIFTSLKNQNIFNCDDFEAENFYYNNALKIISNLAKENDLANRRITKKDFLAQINSKQVLFHKWFIQFKGKKKLLSDVRAKYFSDYNNSPFERFFLIEVSSSNYLRSDLKSIIHLTCKKYSQLSKLNPDSFCPYIHIFGLSNSELIELKTELISENFKFKDGFDFNGSSFNPKSIIEKATFHNGIKIKIIDDLKHIESVFNEISKTKEVYHFYFETPFFSTSNASIKHIQIQIQEINDIKNII; this comes from the coding sequence ATGACAGACAGAACAGCAACTGATACAATTAAAGGATATTTTTATCAATTTGATTTAGCTATACTTAAATTATTGCAATTAGATGATGACTCACACGAAATTATAGTTGAAGGCATTGAGGATGTTGATGTAAAAAATGCAACTGAAGAAATAGCTATACAATGTAAATACCACGCTAAAACTGAATATAATCATTCGGCTATTGCCAAACCAATACAGCTTATGCTTGACCATTTTAAGCAAGTTTTAAATGGAAAAGAGAAGAAAATAAAATATTTATACTTCGGTCATTTTAAATCAGGACACGAAAGATTTCCATCTTCAATAACATTAGATTTTCTAAAGTCTAGCTTACTGACTTATAAAAAAGGTAAGATTGAATATAAACACTATGAAGACTTAAAATTAAGTGATATAGAATTAATGTCGTTTTTAGAAACTTTAGAAATTGAAATTAATGCAAAATCGTATGAAGAACAACTTAAAGAAATTTTCACTTCTTTAAAAAATCAAAACATTTTCAATTGCGACGATTTTGAGGCTGAAAATTTCTACTATAATAACGCATTAAAAATTATTAGCAATCTTGCCAAAGAGAATGATTTAGCCAATCGAAGAATAACAAAAAAAGATTTTTTAGCTCAAATAAATTCTAAACAAGTACTTTTTCATAAATGGTTTATTCAATTTAAAGGTAAAAAGAAATTACTATCGGATGTTAGAGCTAAATATTTCAGTGATTACAATAATTCTCCATTTGAAAGATTCTTTCTAATAGAAGTGAGTTCAAGTAATTATTTGCGAAGTGATTTAAAATCTATAATTCATTTAACCTGTAAAAAATATTCACAACTTTCAAAATTAAATCCAGATTCTTTTTGTCCATACATCCACATATTTGGATTATCAAATTCAGAATTAATTGAATTAAAAACAGAACTTATTAGCGAGAATTTTAAATTTAAAGATGGTTTTGATTTTAACGGTTCAAGTTTCAACCCAAAATCAATTATAGAAAAAGCTACTTTTCATAATGGAATTAAAATTAAAATAATAGATGATTTAAAACACATCGAATCAGTTTTTAATGAAATCTCAAAAACCAAAGAAGTTTATCATTTCTATTTCGAAACTCCTTTCTTTTCGACATCAAATGCAAGTATAAAGCACATACAAATTCAAATACAAGAAATTAACGACATCAAAAATATAATCTAA
- a CDS encoding nucleotidyl transferase AbiEii/AbiGii toxin family protein has product MNISNQTYKELAIPYFKEIFDCIDEIMIKLNVPYYLIGASAVALNLLRKGIKPSRGTKDIDFAIMISYIQEFESIVEELVKFGFNKVQAPWTLYHPKFNTVIDLMPFGEIEEKFTVNFNQRHTYLHVLGLTEVLQEPETIKIEEKSLQIPSLPGMVILKLIAWSDRPEDRGNDLYDILRIIEHYFDLNFDEIVEHHFDTFPNDDKLDQFKIAARVLGRKASHFLNVSKAINDRILKTINENIVNVEKSAIAKQWIRDKDWDLKYAVEILEELKKGLTEIK; this is encoded by the coding sequence ATGAACATATCCAACCAAACCTATAAAGAACTAGCCATACCATACTTCAAAGAAATTTTTGATTGCATTGATGAAATAATGATCAAACTAAATGTACCTTATTATTTAATCGGGGCAAGTGCAGTAGCCTTAAACCTTTTACGAAAAGGTATTAAACCAAGTAGAGGTACAAAAGATATCGATTTTGCAATAATGATTTCTTATATTCAAGAGTTCGAATCAATTGTGGAAGAGCTTGTCAAATTTGGATTCAACAAAGTGCAAGCACCTTGGACACTTTACCATCCCAAATTTAATACCGTCATTGACTTAATGCCATTTGGAGAAATTGAAGAAAAATTCACAGTAAATTTCAATCAGCGTCACACCTATTTACACGTATTAGGACTTACTGAAGTGTTACAAGAACCGGAAACAATTAAGATAGAAGAAAAATCTTTGCAAATTCCATCATTACCAGGAATGGTTATTTTAAAACTAATTGCTTGGAGCGATAGACCTGAAGATCGTGGTAATGATTTGTATGATATTTTAAGAATTATAGAACATTATTTCGACTTAAATTTTGATGAAATAGTAGAACACCATTTTGATACTTTTCCAAACGATGATAAACTAGACCAGTTTAAAATTGCAGCAAGAGTATTAGGACGAAAAGCGAGCCATTTTTTAAATGTTTCCAAAGCAATAAACGACAGAATCCTAAAAACCATTAATGAAAACATTGTGAATGTAGAGAAGTCAGCAATCGCAAAACAATGGATTAGAGATAAAGACTGGGACTTAAAATATGCTGTTGAAATACTGGAGGAATTAAAAAAAGGGTTGACAGAAATAAAATAG
- a CDS encoding type IV toxin-antitoxin system AbiEi family antitoxin, whose product MNEIEILNNAIHNLEKNVPINWDWKTVDYNKDKGVDGELSIILNNQKKIFFVQIKKDVKNHQLFNILNYKNKFTNFLLVAEKLYPKVKKELRENRVNYLEGNGNVYINTDDLFLYIDTNEVAKTQKEKGNRAFTKTGLKVIFQFLIKPKLINQTQREIAEITNVALGNIPLIINGLLETNLIVRLNKNEYVINNYEELLNKWITEFEQTLKPTLFKQRFRFQNKDKDWKTVPLNTDKTVWGGEPAGDIITNHLRPEKFTLYTKETTKDLILNYKLLPDDNGEITVYDMFWNNEYNTNTAPKELVYTDLMITDDKRCKETAKLIFNEHIQPNL is encoded by the coding sequence ATGAATGAAATAGAAATTTTAAATAATGCAATTCATAATTTAGAGAAAAATGTTCCAATAAATTGGGACTGGAAAACTGTTGATTATAACAAGGATAAAGGAGTTGATGGAGAATTAAGCATTATTCTAAACAATCAAAAAAAAATATTTTTTGTTCAGATAAAGAAAGATGTTAAAAACCATCAATTATTTAATATTCTTAATTATAAAAATAAATTCACCAATTTTTTATTAGTGGCAGAAAAATTATATCCAAAAGTAAAAAAAGAGCTTCGGGAAAATAGAGTAAACTATCTGGAAGGCAATGGGAATGTATATATTAATACAGATGATTTGTTTCTATATATTGATACGAATGAAGTTGCTAAAACCCAAAAGGAAAAAGGAAATAGAGCATTTACTAAAACGGGATTAAAAGTAATTTTTCAGTTTCTAATAAAACCAAAATTAATCAATCAAACACAACGTGAAATTGCAGAAATAACGAATGTCGCATTGGGTAACATTCCTTTAATTATAAATGGATTATTGGAAACTAATTTAATAGTAAGGCTAAATAAAAATGAATATGTAATCAATAATTATGAAGAATTATTAAACAAATGGATTACTGAATTCGAACAAACGTTGAAACCTACCCTTTTCAAACAACGATTTAGATTTCAAAACAAAGATAAAGATTGGAAAACCGTACCGTTAAATACCGATAAAACAGTTTGGGGAGGAGAACCTGCTGGGGATATAATAACCAACCATTTACGTCCAGAAAAATTTACTCTTTATACAAAAGAAACAACAAAAGACCTAATACTAAATTATAAACTATTGCCAGATGATAATGGAGAAATAACAGTCTATGATATGTTTTGGAATAATGAGTACAACACTAATACGGCACCAAAAGAATTAGTATATACCGATTTAATGATTACAGATGACAAAAGGTGTAAAGAAACTGCAAAATTAATTTTCAATGAACATATCCAACCAAACCTATAA
- the herA gene encoding anti-phage-associated helicase HerA produces MVEDKLNAEVIAVFPNKVKIKVDKLEDFRIANESLRVGSYLKIYGNDNAILMAIIENFSIDVSEKNNEAVRTHIVEASPLGIIKNGKFTRGGDDLTIPPKKVEPATEEEIKKIYIESVEDKEQFTFCSLSSNANIRIPVNGNKFFNKHIAIVGSTGSGKSHTLSTIIQTAVNSKSGDFSLNNSHVIIFDIHSEYKSAFPNANFIDIENLKLPYWLLNSDELEEVLLDTGERDNYNQSSVFRKLVTENKKKHNPDKTKIFYDSPLFFDINEVQNALYNLKNETKNSKSSNRYMIVDDSYACNDSSTTVDTGILLNEEQRIDKYFNEEFQFHPTKNQNITKGDYAEGTLDKFFVRFQEKINQDRLTFLFGEESKKISFEDTLKNILGYNSNSNVTVIDLSGVPFEVLSITVSLISRIVFEYGYIYKRLRNNINPNEKINNDIPILLVYEEAHKYVPNSDLVKYRSSKKSIERIAKEGRKYGVTLLLASQRPSEISETIFSQCNNFIAMRLTNPVDQGYVKKLLPDSLGSLIEKMPSLKQGEALLIGESVILPSIVQIDRCTNEPSSNDIPYWELWKEEWKDMDIDKIKEEWYK; encoded by the coding sequence ATGGTAGAAGACAAATTAAATGCTGAAGTAATTGCAGTATTCCCAAACAAAGTAAAAATCAAGGTTGACAAACTTGAAGATTTCAGGATAGCCAACGAATCTTTGAGAGTTGGTTCTTATCTCAAAATTTATGGAAATGACAATGCTATATTAATGGCAATTATTGAAAATTTCTCGATTGATGTTTCAGAGAAAAATAATGAAGCTGTTAGAACACATATTGTCGAAGCAAGTCCATTGGGAATAATAAAAAATGGTAAATTTACAAGAGGTGGTGACGATTTAACCATTCCTCCCAAAAAAGTCGAACCAGCAACAGAAGAGGAAATCAAGAAAATCTATATCGAATCTGTAGAGGACAAAGAACAATTTACTTTTTGTTCATTATCTTCAAATGCAAACATTAGAATTCCAGTAAATGGCAATAAATTTTTCAATAAGCATATTGCAATAGTTGGTTCAACAGGTTCAGGTAAATCTCATACATTATCTACTATCATACAAACGGCTGTTAATTCTAAAAGTGGAGATTTTAGTTTAAATAATTCACACGTAATAATTTTTGACATTCATTCCGAATATAAATCAGCTTTTCCTAATGCTAATTTTATTGATATTGAGAATTTAAAATTGCCATATTGGTTACTAAATAGTGATGAACTAGAAGAAGTGCTTCTAGATACTGGAGAGAGAGATAATTATAATCAATCTTCAGTTTTTAGAAAATTGGTTACCGAAAATAAGAAAAAGCATAATCCTGATAAAACAAAGATATTTTACGATTCTCCTTTGTTTTTTGACATAAATGAAGTTCAAAATGCATTATATAACTTAAAGAATGAAACAAAAAATTCTAAAAGTTCAAATCGATATATGATAGTTGATGATTCTTATGCTTGTAATGATAGTAGTACAACTGTTGATACTGGAATATTACTAAATGAAGAACAGCGAATAGATAAATATTTTAATGAAGAGTTTCAATTTCATCCAACTAAAAATCAGAATATAACTAAAGGAGATTATGCGGAAGGTACTTTAGATAAATTTTTTGTAAGATTTCAAGAAAAAATAAATCAAGACCGTTTAACTTTCTTATTTGGTGAAGAATCAAAAAAGATTTCTTTCGAAGATACATTGAAAAATATTTTAGGATATAATTCAAATTCCAATGTTACAGTAATTGATTTAAGCGGAGTGCCTTTTGAAGTATTAAGTATTACAGTTTCTTTAATTTCAAGAATTGTATTTGAGTATGGTTATATCTACAAAAGATTGAGAAATAACATTAATCCAAATGAAAAAATCAATAATGACATTCCAATACTTTTAGTTTATGAGGAAGCACATAAATATGTTCCCAATAGCGATTTAGTAAAATATAGATCTTCAAAAAAATCAATCGAAAGAATTGCCAAAGAGGGTAGAAAATATGGAGTTACTCTGTTATTAGCAAGTCAAAGACCTTCAGAAATATCAGAAACTATATTTTCACAATGTAATAATTTCATTGCGATGAGATTAACTAATCCGGTTGACCAAGGTTATGTTAAAAAATTACTTCCAGATAGTTTAGGTTCATTGATTGAAAAAATGCCTTCTCTAAAACAAGGTGAAGCTTTATTAATTGGTGAATCTGTTATTTTACCCTCAATTGTTCAAATAGACAGATGTACGAACGAACCTTCGTCAAATGATATTCCGTATTGGGAATTATGGAAAGAGGAATGGAAAGATATGGATATTGACAAAATTAAAGAGGAATGGTATAAATGA
- a CDS encoding transcriptional regulator, which translates to MNYIKHLTGFFDRIVQDRSLNPTHISLYIALFQFWNVNRFQNPISITRDEVMRISKICSKATYHKCMRELNEKGYIKYEPSFNPFKGSMVILFNFSEDLKPVQKRVSNTEKILSNVGQVLNKQRTSDETSTEQALVPSINYINKTNISNDLNLGKQTQKFENKDDVLKNVVDEKKEMLFAFADTEKKQTEESRQKSSVKKEKVPTIENVKNFFNQENFPELEANKFFNYFSSNGWLVGGKTPMVDWQSSAKNWMLNSINFKHNADTTPIHRAKHLNTGTDKDYSEPL; encoded by the coding sequence ATGAATTACATCAAACACCTAACAGGTTTCTTCGACAGAATTGTTCAGGATAGAAGCCTAAATCCAACACATATCAGTTTGTACATCGCACTTTTTCAATTCTGGAATGTAAACCGTTTCCAGAACCCAATTAGCATAACTCGTGATGAGGTAATGCGCATCAGTAAAATTTGTTCCAAAGCAACCTATCATAAATGTATGCGGGAACTAAATGAAAAAGGATATATCAAATACGAGCCATCATTCAACCCATTCAAAGGCAGTATGGTCATACTTTTTAATTTTTCAGAAGACTTAAAGCCAGTTCAAAAAAGAGTAAGCAACACCGAAAAAATTTTATCAAATGTAGGACAGGTTCTGAACAAGCAACGAACTAGTGATGAAACAAGCACTGAACAAGCGCTAGTACCTTCTATAAACTATATAAACAAAACAAACATTTCAAACGATTTAAACTTGGGTAAGCAAACTCAAAAATTTGAAAATAAAGATGACGTTTTAAAAAATGTTGTTGACGAAAAAAAAGAAATGCTTTTCGCATTCGCCGACACCGAAAAAAAACAAACTGAAGAAAGTCGGCAAAAAAGTTCCGTAAAAAAAGAAAAAGTGCCCACAATTGAAAATGTCAAGAACTTTTTCAACCAAGAAAACTTCCCTGAACTCGAAGCTAATAAATTCTTCAATTACTTTTCCAGCAACGGTTGGCTAGTAGGTGGTAAAACTCCGATGGTGGATTGGCAGTCATCAGCAAAAAATTGGATGCTAAATAGCATAAATTTCAAACACAACGCCGATACAACACCGATTCATCGAGCAAAACACCTCAATACCGGAACAGACAAAGACTATTCAGAACCGCTATAA
- a CDS encoding AAA family ATPase yields the protein METEIQSHYNYPDIILWLEKKGVELYGNHFKILETDYTIIYKLIAYFVKDEATCFQYNINLNKGILLSGTVGCGKTSLMNLMKHLTPSDHKFFVKPCRDISFEFIQDGYQIIHKYSKGKLYESEPKTICFDDLGTENNLKYYGNECNVMAEILLSRYDIFTSKKIQTHITTNLSASEIENAYGNRVRSRLREMINLIAFERNIMDKRV from the coding sequence ATGGAAACAGAAATACAATCCCATTATAACTATCCCGATATAATCCTTTGGCTCGAAAAAAAAGGAGTTGAATTATACGGAAATCATTTCAAAATCCTAGAAACTGATTATACTATAATTTACAAACTCATTGCCTATTTCGTCAAGGATGAAGCAACTTGTTTTCAATACAACATCAATCTCAATAAAGGAATTCTACTTTCTGGCACCGTTGGCTGTGGCAAAACATCGTTAATGAATTTAATGAAACACCTCACTCCTTCTGATCATAAGTTTTTCGTAAAACCGTGCCGAGATATCAGCTTTGAATTTATTCAGGATGGCTACCAAATCATTCATAAATACAGCAAAGGAAAGCTATACGAATCAGAACCCAAAACAATATGTTTCGACGATTTAGGAACAGAAAACAATCTAAAGTATTACGGAAACGAATGTAACGTAATGGCAGAAATTCTATTAAGTCGGTATGATATTTTTACCTCAAAAAAAATCCAAACGCATATTACTACAAACCTTTCGGCAAGTGAAATTGAGAATGCTTATGGGAATCGAGTACGAAGCAGATTAAGAGAAATGATTAATTTGATTGCGTTTGAAAGAAATATTATGGATAAAAGAGTTTGA
- a CDS encoding phospholipase A, which translates to MRDNPKNDIKYNPARFFYKKKTFCLILIVLVFKAYSQKTEAIDSTRFRDVIKDLPSFTIYGDNYFITGTSTNEYPTSSTSDTKIQIGFKQRITNNRLPWDTHLFFTYKQKAFWDTYKESLPFRETNYNPGLAIAKPFFRNGKLGEIVMLQYEHESNGRDLEHSRSWNYLSLYYMRYLTNNLTASIKIWMPIGSLIENPEIINYRGNQQLEFAFKINENIIIDSEIRKTFKPDWKGSLLVGLNFRMSKKSNQFIYLQYYLGYSESLMDYNKDVQKLRIGIAFKDLFLKFRK; encoded by the coding sequence ATGCGGGATAATCCTAAAAATGATATTAAATACAATCCAGCAAGATTTTTCTATAAGAAAAAAACATTTTGTTTGATTCTTATAGTTTTGGTTTTTAAAGCCTATTCACAAAAAACAGAAGCCATAGATAGCACTCGTTTTAGAGACGTTATCAAAGATTTACCCTCCTTTACCATCTACGGAGATAATTATTTCATTACAGGAACATCTACAAACGAATATCCAACGAGTAGTACTAGTGATACAAAAATTCAAATTGGTTTTAAGCAAAGGATAACAAATAATAGATTGCCTTGGGACACACATCTTTTTTTTACATACAAACAAAAAGCATTTTGGGACACTTACAAAGAATCGCTTCCGTTTAGAGAAACAAATTATAATCCTGGACTGGCTATTGCAAAACCTTTTTTTAGAAATGGAAAACTTGGTGAAATAGTAATGCTTCAATATGAACACGAATCCAATGGAAGAGATTTAGAACATTCCAGAAGTTGGAACTATTTATCATTATACTATATGAGATATTTAACTAATAACTTAACAGCTAGTATAAAAATTTGGATGCCAATTGGTAGTTTGATCGAGAACCCAGAAATTATTAACTACAGAGGAAATCAGCAATTAGAATTTGCCTTCAAAATAAACGAAAACATAATAATTGATAGTGAAATAAGAAAAACGTTCAAGCCCGATTGGAAAGGGAGCTTATTAGTAGGTCTTAATTTCAGAATGTCTAAAAAAAGTAATCAATTCATTTATTTACAATACTATCTAGGGTATTCAGAAAGCCTAATGGACTACAATAAAGATGTCCAAAAATTGAGAATTGGAATAGCATTCAAAGATTTGTTTTTAAAATTTAGGAAATAA
- a CDS encoding helix-turn-helix domain-containing protein → MAIEVITREDLNEFRTLLLSDLSEILNSKPQQQKQWLKSTEVRKLLNISSGTLQNLRINGTLTYTKIGGIIYYAYSDLMKVLEENKVDATVTLFNPKWLVR, encoded by the coding sequence ATGGCAATCGAAGTTATTACTCGCGAAGATTTAAACGAATTCCGTACACTTCTTCTTTCCGATTTAAGCGAAATACTCAATTCAAAACCACAACAGCAAAAACAATGGCTCAAATCTACAGAGGTTAGAAAGTTGTTAAATATTTCTTCAGGTACTTTGCAAAATCTCCGCATCAACGGAACATTGACCTACACCAAAATTGGCGGAATCATTTATTACGCATACAGTGATTTAATGAAAGTATTAGAAGAAAATAAAGTGGATGCGACAGTTACTTTATTCAATCCAAAATGGTTAGTACGATGA